The Vulpes vulpes isolate BD-2025 chromosome 10, VulVul3, whole genome shotgun sequence genome has a window encoding:
- the MYCL gene encoding protein L-Myc isoform X1, with protein MNRLHFSFPYAWMPTMKLKFRKVKSDAPKSSIFLPRFSEVRVCTNRSEETGQQGADMDFDSYQHYFYDYDCGEDFYRSTAPSEDIWKKFELVPSPPTSPPWGSGPGAGDAAPGVGPPEPWPGGGAGEEAESRGHSKAWGRNYASIIRRDCMWSGFSARERLERAVSDRLAAGAPRGNPPKAPAAPDCAPSLEAGNPAPAAPCPLGEPKTQACSGSESPSDSEGEEIDVVTVEKRQTLGVRKPVTITVRADPLDPCMKHFHISIHQQQHNYAARFPPESCSQGEAPERGPQEEALERDTPEEKEEEADEETVSRPPVESEAPQSCHPKPGSSDTEDVTKRKNHNFLERKRRNDLRSRFLALRDQVPTLASCSKAPKVVILSKALEYLQALVGAEKRMATEKRQLRCRQQQLQKRIAYLSGY; from the exons ATGAACCGCTTGCACTTCTCATTTCCCTATGCCTGGATGCCAACA atgaaactgAAGTTCAGGAAGGTTAAATCTGACGCTCCGAAGTCCAGCATCTTCCTACCTCGCTTCTCCGAGGTCAGGGTTTGCACCAACCGCAGTGAAGAAACGGGCCAACAG GGAGCGGACATGGACTTCGACTCGTACCAGCACTATTTCTACGACTATGACTGCGGGGAGGATTTCTACCGCTCCACGGCGCCCAGTGAGGACATCTGGAAGAAATTCGAGCTGGTGCCGTCGCCCCCCACGTCGCCGCCCTGGGGCTCGGGTCCAGGCGCCGGGGACGCAGCCCCTGGCGTTGGTCCCCCGGAGCCGTGGCCCGGAGGGGGCGCCGGGGAAGAGGCGGAGTCCCGGGGCCATTCGAAAGCTTGGGGCAGGAACTACGCCTCCATCATCCGTCGTGACTGCATGTGGAGCGGCTTCTCCGCCCGGGAGCGGCTGGAGAGAGCGGTGAGCGACCGGCTCGCCGCCGGCGCCCCCCGGGGGAACCCGCCCAAGGCGCCCGCCGCCCCGGACTGCGCTCCCAGCCTCGAAGCCGGCAACCCGGCTcccgctgccccctgcccgctgGGCGAGCCCAAGACCCAGGCCTGCTCGGGGTCCGAGAGCCCAAGCGACTCGG AGGGTGAAGAAATAGACGTCGTGACAGTGGAGAAGAGACAGACCCTGGGTGTACGGAAGCCGGTCACCATCACGGTGCGGGCGGACCCTTTGGACCCCTGCATGAAGCACTTCCACATCTCCATCCACCAGCAACAGCACAACTACGCTGCCCGCTTTCCTCCAGAAAGCTGTTCTCAAGGGGAGGCTCCAGAGAGAGGTCCCCAAGAAGAGGCTCTGGAGAGAGACAccccagaggaaaaggaagaagaagcgGATGAAGAGACTGTGAGTCGCCCCCCCGTAGAAAGTGAGGCTCCCCAGTCCTGCCACCCCAAACCTGGCAGTTCTGACACCGAGGATGTGACCAAGAGGAAGAACCACAACTTCCTGGAGCGCAAAAGGCGGAATGACCTCCGTTCTAGGTTCCTGGCCCTGAGGGACCAGGTCCCCACGCTGGCCAGCTGCTCCAAGGCCCCCAAGGTGGTGATCCTGAGCAAGGCCTTGGAGTACTTGCAAGCCCTGGTGGGGGCCGAGAAGAGGATGGCCACGGAAAAAAGGCAGCTCCGATGCCGGCAGCAGCAACTGCAGAAGAGAATTGCCTACCTCAGTGGCTACTAG
- the MYCL gene encoding protein L-Myc isoform X2, whose product MCLCAGCRATPSRRGAGPLQVAGGGSEGADMDFDSYQHYFYDYDCGEDFYRSTAPSEDIWKKFELVPSPPTSPPWGSGPGAGDAAPGVGPPEPWPGGGAGEEAESRGHSKAWGRNYASIIRRDCMWSGFSARERLERAVSDRLAAGAPRGNPPKAPAAPDCAPSLEAGNPAPAAPCPLGEPKTQACSGSESPSDSEGEEIDVVTVEKRQTLGVRKPVTITVRADPLDPCMKHFHISIHQQQHNYAARFPPESCSQGEAPERGPQEEALERDTPEEKEEEADEETVSRPPVESEAPQSCHPKPGSSDTEDVTKRKNHNFLERKRRNDLRSRFLALRDQVPTLASCSKAPKVVILSKALEYLQALVGAEKRMATEKRQLRCRQQQLQKRIAYLSGY is encoded by the exons ATGTGCCTGTGTGCAGGCTGCCGGGCTACCCCGAGCCGGCGGGGAGCCGGTCCGCTCCAGGTGGCGGGCGGCGGGAGCGAG GGAGCGGACATGGACTTCGACTCGTACCAGCACTATTTCTACGACTATGACTGCGGGGAGGATTTCTACCGCTCCACGGCGCCCAGTGAGGACATCTGGAAGAAATTCGAGCTGGTGCCGTCGCCCCCCACGTCGCCGCCCTGGGGCTCGGGTCCAGGCGCCGGGGACGCAGCCCCTGGCGTTGGTCCCCCGGAGCCGTGGCCCGGAGGGGGCGCCGGGGAAGAGGCGGAGTCCCGGGGCCATTCGAAAGCTTGGGGCAGGAACTACGCCTCCATCATCCGTCGTGACTGCATGTGGAGCGGCTTCTCCGCCCGGGAGCGGCTGGAGAGAGCGGTGAGCGACCGGCTCGCCGCCGGCGCCCCCCGGGGGAACCCGCCCAAGGCGCCCGCCGCCCCGGACTGCGCTCCCAGCCTCGAAGCCGGCAACCCGGCTcccgctgccccctgcccgctgGGCGAGCCCAAGACCCAGGCCTGCTCGGGGTCCGAGAGCCCAAGCGACTCGG AGGGTGAAGAAATAGACGTCGTGACAGTGGAGAAGAGACAGACCCTGGGTGTACGGAAGCCGGTCACCATCACGGTGCGGGCGGACCCTTTGGACCCCTGCATGAAGCACTTCCACATCTCCATCCACCAGCAACAGCACAACTACGCTGCCCGCTTTCCTCCAGAAAGCTGTTCTCAAGGGGAGGCTCCAGAGAGAGGTCCCCAAGAAGAGGCTCTGGAGAGAGACAccccagaggaaaaggaagaagaagcgGATGAAGAGACTGTGAGTCGCCCCCCCGTAGAAAGTGAGGCTCCCCAGTCCTGCCACCCCAAACCTGGCAGTTCTGACACCGAGGATGTGACCAAGAGGAAGAACCACAACTTCCTGGAGCGCAAAAGGCGGAATGACCTCCGTTCTAGGTTCCTGGCCCTGAGGGACCAGGTCCCCACGCTGGCCAGCTGCTCCAAGGCCCCCAAGGTGGTGATCCTGAGCAAGGCCTTGGAGTACTTGCAAGCCCTGGTGGGGGCCGAGAAGAGGATGGCCACGGAAAAAAGGCAGCTCCGATGCCGGCAGCAGCAACTGCAGAAGAGAATTGCCTACCTCAGTGGCTACTAG